The following DNA comes from Musa acuminata AAA Group cultivar baxijiao chromosome BXJ1-4, Cavendish_Baxijiao_AAA, whole genome shotgun sequence.
taaaaCAGCCTCAGCAACACTCTCTCATGTGTTTCACTcaagatttgattcactccacttGTGTTTCATATAATTTTTAACTTTTCTCAATACTAATCTCACTACTCTTGCCTTTTAcctcttttgttttattttttagatttttagattaactaaggtacataaataaataatttagattATGATAATACAAGGGTTGCAAAATTGGGTGTGTAATGCACTTCAATCACAAGCAAGGATTAGAATTCAAGAATTATAGAATTCTGTAATTTGTAAGAATTTCTTGaatcaataattttattttaaattctcatctctttctttttttctacctttgattttttttttactttgtgattttctttttttatactataaagtgtaaaaaaaatagtaataacacaaaAAGCACAACAATGAAGATGAAGGAATAATAACAATTATAGATATAgtgttaaaagaagaagaaaaaaaaaagattaaaagatAGTAAATAAATGGATATACAAACCTCAAACTTGAGTCGAGATGACCATACTCCCCAATTTAGCAATCATACTCCCCAATAGCTTAAgaactatgatacatatggaatacaAATTGTCACCCTCCAACCAATTGaaacaagatgaatcatttaaGATTGAAGTAAgagaaactattctaatcactttatcaatggaaaattgataaaataattaGAACAACATATTGATTCCCTTAAAATGCTACAAACTAAGAAGTTTAATAAGCTAAAAAGAAAGCAAAGATTTTTATGTTTCGAACGCTATTATTAAATACATTAAATGACATTCATGTTCTCAATTCATGAATCTTTCATTTTACCTATCTATATGGTTAATAAAAAACATATGATCTTGAATGACCTTTATCCTTCAAGATGAGCTAAAATTTAGACTCTTCTTGATCATTTTAGACCTTTATCTTGAATGACATTCATGTTCTCAATTCTACCGTATTTGTTGAGAGAGCACTTAAGTCTGCATAAAACCAGTATTTAGCTTGCTGTGGAGACAAACAAAGTAACTCGAGTTGATCTCGATTCCTTTCGTCTTCTCATGCAGACATCAAACAGAACTTTTACACCACAATGCATCACTTGTTCAAATGTTATTTCAATTCCTAGTAAACGATCACAGCCTGGTAATGCAAGCCATTCGCGCTTCCACTAATCTTTGTCGCCCTCATGCTTCATGGCATCAGCAAATCTCTTGAGATTCTCGAAGGAACTCCCACCATTCCTGGCACTTTTTTGTGCCAATTCCTTCAACAGTCGCGCCCTCTCTCTCGTGTCCTCGTCGAGAAGCAGCTCGTCCACCTTTGACTTGATTTGTTCCTTCGATACGATTACATTCTCATCAGGCATCATCTTCGATCCAATCCTCCAAACATCACATATGTAGCTCTGGTTAAGGAACTGGTCCACGAAATAAGGCCAACAGAGGAAGGGCAGTCCATTTCTCACCCCTTCCAGTGTCGAGTTCCAGCCACAATGAGACATGAAGCAAGCAACAGAAGGGTGTGCCAGCACCCTTTGCTGAGGTGCCCAGCCAACTATCCTTCCCCTAAGCGCAACTCGCTCTCTGAAGCCGTGTGGATAGGCGTCGATGGCGGCTTCGACGAGATCAGGCCTGACGACCCACAAGAACGGTCTGTCACAGAGCTCCAGCCCGAGTGCAAGCTCTTGGAACTGCCCGCGGTCGAACGTGGTGAGGCTACCGAAGGCTACGTAGACGACGGAGTTGGGACGCTGCTGATCCAGCCAAGCTTCGCAGGTCCTGTCCTCAGGCCACAGATGGCCGACCGGCTTACCGAGACGCTGCCCCGTGAGCAATGGTCCGACCGGCAGTATCTTTGGAGCGTAGGCGAACACTGGCTGCTCCATATCATAAGATGAATTGCAGAGGAAGAATTCGGCAACCCGGTTCCTTTGGTCGTCGTCGAGTAAGTGATGGAAGATCTCCTTCTGCGTTTCTCGATCGCCATAGCAGTTCCATGTAAGATGAGCTGGGTTCATGAGCGGCAGACCAGGGGCGAGTTGGAACATCTCTTGTTTCATTGGGAATCCTGCACAACATACCGACAATGTCAAACCCAGATTCGGTATATGTGGATCGatcatcttttcttttctctgtCTCTGTTGTTTATGTGCACCATCATCTTTCTGGCGATCAATTGATTGTGTTATCGTTAAAACTGCGAAAGATAATAGTGTTTGAACAGTTTTGTGACCTTAAAAGAATCATCAATCAATTAAAAGTTTCTTTCTTTATCTCGTATCATAGCTCTCGGAGTTGTGTGCAGTACCGACCATTCAATAGATCCTAACACAGTGATGCCAGAGACAGAACAGTATTACCATCTGCATCGATTACTCCATCTTCGATCAATTTGGGAATTTTCATTATCGTGGCAACCACAGCGGCCGCCATCGGCCAGAACGCCGCCGACCGGAGGCCCTTCTCTCTCGCCACCTCGAGAACCCATGGCGCCATCCCGTCAGCGACCATGCAAGTGATCTTGTCTTCACCGGGTTCGTGACTCTTCAGTATCAGCTCTTCCAAACACATGGGCAGGGTCTTCATCAAGCAGTCTCTCAGCTTCAGCAAATCACGTCGGTCTTCTCCGGGAGCCAACCCATCGTCGAACGAGATCAAGCGTACCATCGGGTCCATCATGCTTGGCCCCTCCGGCAGAGCAGCGGCGATGAGGGCGTGGTTGATCTCAGTGTTCACGAAGGTGATCTTGAACCCGTGATCCACCAGGCAGTACGAGAGCTCCAGGAGAGGGATGACATGGCCCTGTGCCGGGAACGGAACAACCAGAGCATGAGGCTGCTGGCCCATGGCGGTTGTGTTTCCCGGAGGATGGTTTTCCCCTTCGGTGCCAAATTATATCCGGCCACCACCGTCGCTGAGGAGCCAATAATGCACACGCAGAGAGAGACACGGGTTACAtctccattagtcccacatcatcaTAAATGATGAGCAAGACCGCAGCCTCCTGTGAGCTTCCGCCCATCATTGCTAATGCATGTTGTCACCATCCTAACCCTAAAAGACAGCAGTGGTTGAGCCCTTCGTGACCGACGGTTAAGTCAAAATAATACCTTTGTATTATTTGTGATCTCTCTTACCTCTTTCATGGATTTATACGTGCATTCATCACTTTAAACGTTTTCTTCTATCGTAGATTCATAGTGAATCGGAGCAACacgatttctttctttttctttgacacCTCAACGAACTATCGAAAAGAGGGTCAAACCCAAAAAGAAGTTTTTGGATCTGAGGGATAATTCAACCttcttaatatatttattttttagttgGACAAGAATGATA
Coding sequences within:
- the LOC103981721 gene encoding UDP-glycosyltransferase 83A1-like, with the protein product MGQQPHALVVPFPAQGHVIPLLELSYCLVDHGFKITFVNTEINHALIAAALPEGPSMMDPMVRLISFDDGLAPGEDRRDLLKLRDCLMKTLPMCLEELILKSHEPGEDKITCMVADGMAPWVLEVAREKGLRSAAFWPMAAAVVATIMKIPKLIEDGVIDADGFPMKQEMFQLAPGLPLMNPAHLTWNCYGDRETQKEIFHHLLDDDQRNRVAEFFLCNSSYDMEQPVFAYAPKILPVGPLLTGQRLGKPVGHLWPEDRTCEAWLDQQRPNSVVYVAFGSLTTFDRGQFQELALGLELCDRPFLWVVRPDLVEAAIDAYPHGFRERVALRGRIVGWAPQQRVLAHPSVACFMSHCGWNSTLEGVRNGLPFLCWPYFVDQFLNQSYICDVWRIGSKMMPDENVIVSKEQIKSKVDELLLDEDTRERARLLKELAQKSARNGGSSFENLKRFADAMKHEGDKD